In one window of Poriferisphaera corsica DNA:
- the gatB gene encoding Asp-tRNA(Asn)/Glu-tRNA(Gln) amidotransferase subunit GatB: MSETTGLKAKLKVGMEIHVELATRSKMWTAAPNVAHPDFFDAEPNTLLSPVVIGMPGTLPVMNKEAVQMSIKVGLALGCEIAKKCKWDRKSYYYPDLPKNYQISQYDQPICGEGEIDIPLTDDPNGPAKTIRITRAHLEEDAGKLAHEGPGGIQMDHSIVDLNRAGTPLLEIVTEPDFSSADEAVTFGQMLRDICRHLGVSEGIMQKGHMRFEPNINVEIEKDGKTFKTPIVEIKNLNSFRAVHGAITHEYDRQIEEWLENGIVMGARAKTTRGWDDVKGVTVLQRTKEDADEYRYFPDPDLVDLIVDEQWLVELGKEVTELPFIKLQRYMGEYKLGEKDARALVDEPATTRYYEKALELGMEPKRAATLLLNYGLKRANEAGVRIDEIGITPEQVVGIEALLKADKIGSSAADELFGYCCESDDTPEKLANTHGLIQVSDTSALEGFVDEVLANDRNAKIVADIEGGKDAAIGALIGQIMKLSKGQANPKMIREIIIAKVRS; the protein is encoded by the coding sequence ATGTCGGAAACTACAGGCCTCAAAGCCAAGCTCAAAGTCGGAATGGAGATCCACGTCGAACTCGCAACGCGATCGAAGATGTGGACAGCCGCACCCAACGTCGCGCACCCCGACTTCTTCGATGCTGAACCCAACACACTTCTCTCGCCCGTTGTCATTGGCATGCCCGGCACTCTGCCCGTCATGAACAAAGAAGCCGTCCAGATGTCGATCAAGGTCGGCCTCGCCCTCGGCTGCGAAATCGCCAAGAAATGCAAATGGGATCGCAAGTCATACTACTACCCTGACTTGCCGAAAAACTACCAGATCTCGCAATACGACCAACCGATCTGCGGCGAAGGCGAAATCGACATCCCCCTCACCGACGATCCCAACGGCCCAGCCAAAACTATCCGCATCACACGCGCTCACCTCGAAGAAGATGCTGGCAAGCTTGCCCACGAGGGCCCCGGAGGCATCCAAATGGATCACTCCATCGTCGACCTCAATCGCGCCGGCACACCGCTTCTCGAAATCGTGACCGAGCCAGATTTCAGTTCAGCCGATGAAGCCGTCACATTCGGCCAGATGCTTCGCGATATCTGCCGCCACCTCGGCGTCTCCGAAGGCATCATGCAAAAAGGCCACATGCGTTTTGAGCCCAACATCAACGTCGAAATTGAAAAAGACGGCAAAACCTTCAAAACACCCATCGTTGAAATTAAAAACCTCAACAGCTTCCGTGCCGTCCACGGTGCCATCACCCATGAGTACGATCGTCAGATCGAAGAGTGGCTGGAAAACGGCATCGTGATGGGCGCAAGAGCAAAAACCACCAGAGGCTGGGACGATGTCAAAGGCGTTACTGTTCTCCAACGCACCAAAGAAGATGCTGACGAATATCGCTACTTCCCAGACCCGGATCTCGTTGACCTGATCGTTGATGAGCAATGGCTTGTCGAACTAGGCAAAGAGGTCACAGAGCTCCCATTCATCAAACTCCAGCGGTACATGGGCGAATACAAACTGGGCGAGAAAGATGCCCGCGCATTGGTCGATGAACCAGCCACAACACGCTACTACGAAAAAGCTTTAGAACTCGGCATGGAGCCTAAGCGTGCCGCCACCCTACTGCTGAACTACGGCCTCAAACGTGCAAACGAAGCGGGCGTCCGTATCGACGAGATCGGTATCACCCCTGAGCAAGTCGTTGGTATCGAAGCACTTCTCAAAGCTGACAAGATCGGCTCATCAGCAGCTGACGAATTATTCGGCTACTGCTGTGAAAGTGATGACACACCCGAAAAGCTCGCCAATACACACGGATTGATCCAAGTCTCAGACACAAGCGCACTTGAAGGCTTTGTTGATGAAGTGCTCGCCAACGATCGCAACGCCAAGATCGTCGCCGACATCGAAGGCGGCAAAGACGCAGCCATCGGCGCCCTAATCGGCCAAATCATGAAGTTATCCAAAGGCCAGGCGAACCCCAAAATGATCCGCGAGATCATCATCGCCAAAGTCCGCAGCTAG
- a CDS encoding RDD family protein: MASNDNLWYVYPHDQTPPAPPTPHTPPTPASAEDDAAQSKAKAEASAKPTPAVSVYHRNINDPTATIAYAANITGYLLPNGLAASPNNLTLAYQLSQGIAFQTVTPIRLSNQDFFSYDIAPQPPILHNGTLRALAASDMHTFAMLNFESADDAQAAIEEFQREEVFDSQQADTQSQDDTNSSSTVTLPDTAPGNDYLFILMNGRWQLTPLPADFPHRRPVWLVAQNPADDYPVIITQPNNNDHDFRIFSYNLKAESWDTTNIALPSPANSTAQSPRTFFAQSNQLIHARQDQSHPDLTIDYTIIRDDHAIPVGSLSLAIPNTSDWQAIPYNANLALLAARPEHKPTKPQTTTSMWGFTPPDSHNIALDLAQLTLQGKPLTIAKTNANFQTLTASIPQFAEQVTQSIISLFLIALATLLLVLFLFRDPKSNIVTLPKHLTYCDFPRRMLAAAIDFGIVFFPLMFVFHKSFSELLGTWPTNANLTFTQMIPAIVLIACFIAHTTITEILTKGRTLGKILTGICVTNLQGNAPTAYQSLFRGLLRIIELLIQIALLFPLFTQHKQRVGDIFAHTVVVIPKSKDTAHHLDEDTHNGDQPQDPSDDEPNDLTKR; this comes from the coding sequence GTGGCTTCTAACGATAACCTCTGGTATGTCTATCCTCACGATCAAACACCCCCCGCTCCCCCCACCCCCCACACCCCCCCAACTCCCGCTTCAGCAGAAGATGATGCCGCTCAGTCAAAAGCGAAAGCAGAGGCATCAGCGAAGCCTACGCCAGCGGTTTCCGTTTATCACCGCAATATCAATGACCCGACAGCTACCATCGCTTACGCTGCCAACATCACGGGTTATCTTCTGCCTAACGGTCTTGCCGCGTCGCCGAACAATCTGACCCTTGCTTACCAGCTTTCTCAAGGCATCGCTTTTCAGACGGTCACCCCGATCCGTCTGAGCAATCAGGATTTCTTTTCTTACGACATTGCTCCTCAGCCGCCCATCCTTCATAACGGCACACTACGCGCACTTGCGGCCTCTGATATGCATACATTCGCGATGCTCAATTTCGAATCTGCAGACGACGCGCAGGCTGCTATCGAGGAGTTTCAACGAGAAGAGGTATTCGACAGTCAGCAGGCTGATACGCAATCGCAAGACGATACCAATTCGTCATCGACTGTTACCTTGCCTGATACCGCTCCCGGCAACGATTATCTGTTTATCCTCATGAATGGTCGCTGGCAGCTCACGCCGCTCCCAGCTGACTTTCCTCATCGCCGTCCTGTTTGGCTTGTGGCTCAGAACCCTGCGGACGACTACCCCGTTATCATTACGCAGCCCAACAACAATGATCACGATTTCCGCATCTTTTCTTACAACTTAAAAGCCGAGTCGTGGGACACGACCAATATTGCCCTGCCGTCTCCAGCCAATTCTACAGCCCAATCGCCACGCACCTTCTTCGCTCAAAGCAATCAACTCATTCATGCGCGGCAAGATCAGTCTCATCCTGATCTAACCATCGACTACACCATCATCCGTGACGATCATGCGATCCCCGTTGGCTCACTCTCTTTGGCTATACCGAATACATCCGATTGGCAGGCTATTCCTTACAACGCCAATCTTGCTCTGCTTGCCGCTCGTCCTGAGCATAAACCGACTAAGCCGCAAACCACAACCAGTATGTGGGGCTTTACGCCTCCCGACTCGCACAATATCGCGCTTGATCTCGCACAGCTCACATTACAAGGCAAGCCACTAACGATTGCCAAAACCAATGCTAACTTCCAAACCCTCACCGCCTCTATTCCTCAGTTTGCTGAACAGGTTACTCAATCCATCATCTCACTCTTCCTCATTGCTCTTGCGACGCTTCTGCTGGTTCTTTTCCTGTTCCGCGATCCGAAATCTAATATCGTGACGTTGCCGAAACACCTCACATATTGCGATTTTCCTCGCCGAATGCTCGCCGCCGCGATCGATTTTGGCATCGTCTTTTTTCCGCTCATGTTTGTCTTCCATAAATCTTTCTCCGAACTTCTCGGCACTTGGCCGACCAATGCCAACCTCACTTTTACTCAGATGATCCCCGCGATTGTGCTCATTGCCTGCTTTATTGCGCATACCACCATCACCGAGATCCTCACCAAAGGCCGCACGCTGGGTAAGATCCTCACCGGCATCTGTGTCACCAACTTGCAGGGCAACGCACCTACCGCTTATCAATCCCTGTTCCGTGGCTTGCTCCGAATCATCGAACTCCTCATCCAGATTGCTCTGCTCTTTCCTCTCTTTACTCAGCACAAGCAACGTGTTGGTGACATCTTCGCCCACACCGTCGTCGTCATTCCCAAATCTAAAGATACTGCTCACCATCTGGATGAAGACACGCACAACGGCGATCAACCACAAGATCCATCCGACGACGAACCCAACGACCTCACCAAGCGATAG
- a CDS encoding phosphatidate cytidylyltransferase, producing the protein MLKYRLTFGPLMIAALLGLIWLDNRLDQIDISGTWMQDLFMGRAYLPAGLVMLGLFLLLITLSVGELVRMFRAKDARVDFLMLWLSGMIGCTLVYVIPYTLDSQTTIAIYASFMAGLFMLTLLRLAFKKTTKGALLIGSITMFGFIYIGVLPGFYLAIRRWHEAWVVAAIILIIKSCDIGAFFTGCSIGKHKMIPWLSPKKTWEGLAGGVIFAGLVSMGMVALGNWTGVLGRFEGGREFVTHEYPLWFGFVVGMAFGILGQAGDLTASMFKRDANIKDSGSVIPGFGGLIDVLDSPVLVAPFAYWVLVIAEVFSR; encoded by the coding sequence ATGCTGAAATACAGGCTGACATTTGGGCCGCTCATGATCGCGGCATTGCTGGGTTTGATCTGGTTGGATAACCGACTAGATCAGATCGATATTTCAGGCACATGGATGCAGGATTTATTCATGGGACGAGCCTATCTACCCGCCGGATTGGTCATGTTGGGACTCTTCCTGCTGCTGATCACGCTCAGTGTGGGGGAACTCGTGAGGATGTTCCGAGCAAAAGATGCACGCGTCGATTTTCTCATGCTCTGGCTGAGCGGAATGATCGGCTGCACCTTGGTCTACGTGATCCCTTACACCCTGGATAGCCAGACCACGATCGCAATCTACGCTTCGTTCATGGCAGGCTTGTTCATGCTCACGCTACTGAGATTAGCCTTCAAAAAGACGACCAAAGGCGCGCTGCTTATCGGCAGCATCACGATGTTCGGGTTCATCTACATCGGCGTATTACCGGGATTTTACCTCGCCATTCGCCGTTGGCATGAGGCGTGGGTCGTGGCAGCAATCATTCTGATCATCAAATCATGTGATATTGGCGCTTTCTTCACCGGCTGCTCAATCGGGAAACACAAAATGATCCCTTGGCTAAGCCCGAAAAAAACATGGGAAGGGCTTGCAGGTGGGGTCATCTTCGCAGGACTCGTCTCGATGGGGATGGTGGCCTTAGGCAACTGGACAGGGGTACTAGGACGATTCGAGGGCGGCCGGGAGTTTGTAACCCACGAGTACCCGCTTTGGTTTGGTTTTGTCGTAGGGATGGCATTCGGGATTTTGGGGCAAGCAGGCGATCTGACAGCCAGCATGTTCAAGCGAGACGCGAATATCAAAGATTCAGGCAGTGTGATCCCTGGTTTTGGGGGGTTAATCGACGTGCTGGACAGCCCGGTATTGGTCGCCCCGTTTGCCTATTGGGTTTTAGTGATTGCAGAGGTTTTTAGCCGGTAA
- the infC gene encoding translation initiation factor IF-3 — MFVYRDLCVVIVTGDFTIARRFKPQPKDTGKRLRVNDQIRISPIRLISEDNEQMGVVQVEDAKRRARDAGLDLVEVSPNSEPSVCRIMDYGKWKYAQKKKEQKAKSHAKQSELKGIRLRPKIDSHDLEIKLNKARGFLEEGNKVQFMMLFRGREVAHKDIGYGHMNDIVEKLSDIAKIESPAQLQGRRMGMVLAPDRSGKQKPAAKKDAPTPQRQPAQS, encoded by the coding sequence GTGTTTGTATACAGAGATTTATGTGTAGTCATTGTTACTGGAGATTTTACCATCGCTAGACGCTTTAAACCGCAGCCGAAGGACACGGGTAAGAGATTACGTGTCAACGATCAGATTCGCATTTCACCAATTCGGCTGATTAGTGAAGACAATGAGCAAATGGGTGTCGTGCAGGTAGAAGATGCGAAACGTCGTGCACGCGATGCCGGTTTAGACTTGGTCGAGGTTTCACCAAACAGTGAGCCGTCGGTTTGTCGTATCATGGATTACGGCAAATGGAAGTACGCTCAGAAAAAGAAAGAGCAAAAAGCCAAAAGCCACGCCAAACAGAGCGAGCTCAAAGGCATCCGCCTCCGTCCAAAGATTGACTCACACGACCTTGAGATCAAATTGAACAAAGCCCGTGGCTTCCTCGAAGAAGGCAACAAGGTTCAGTTCATGATGCTCTTCCGTGGCCGCGAAGTGGCGCACAAGGATATCGGCTACGGCCACATGAACGATATCGTTGAAAAGCTCAGCGACATCGCGAAGATTGAATCTCCTGCACAACTGCAAGGCCGCCGCATGGGCATGGTTCTCGCACCAGACCGTAGCGGCAAGCAAAAGCCTGCCGCCAAGAAGGATGCACCCACACCTCAAAGGCAGCCTGCACAGTCATAA
- a CDS encoding SAP domain-containing protein, with translation MSCKLRKTMTVDQFDGNYYYATKLKDFARKIGITVGNFRKIEIEVLIRQFLTTGQVPQAKPVQPRESNSKRDTLTATTTVENYVGNKATKSFLLALVEAQSPGIRNKSGQWYWLNDWRRKQQAKKLQFTYNDLANELHRLMTCPERLPQIPSARMNNFIADYLADPANKNHSRKDAQKAWEKIKTIKGPKTHEAYLAQQ, from the coding sequence ATGTCGTGCAAATTGCGAAAAACAATGACTGTAGATCAGTTTGATGGAAATTATTATTACGCAACCAAACTAAAAGATTTTGCCAGAAAGATCGGGATTACGGTTGGTAATTTCCGCAAGATAGAAATCGAAGTATTAATCAGGCAATTCCTCACCACGGGGCAAGTACCGCAAGCGAAACCTGTACAACCTCGAGAATCAAACAGCAAACGGGACACATTAACCGCCACGACAACAGTCGAAAACTATGTCGGCAACAAAGCAACAAAATCGTTCTTACTCGCACTCGTTGAAGCTCAATCGCCAGGTATCCGCAACAAATCAGGACAATGGTATTGGCTGAACGATTGGCGGCGCAAGCAGCAAGCCAAAAAGCTTCAATTCACCTACAACGATCTTGCCAACGAATTACACCGGCTCATGACATGCCCCGAGCGGCTCCCTCAAATCCCATCTGCTCGCATGAACAACTTCATCGCAGATTATCTCGCTGATCCAGCCAACAAAAACCACTCGCGCAAAGACGCGCAAAAAGCGTGGGAAAAAATCAAAACGATTAAAGGCCCCAAAACCCACGAAGCCTATCTCGCACAACAATAA
- a CDS encoding phosphatase PAP2 family protein: MADSSQNSSNANVGGMTSHLRDRGWHLASVRRDFAITGVLSAIMVVVAYMFIDVRVSWFALEQDWLKPIANVITQFGDTKFYYITLVVALLSTLFLDRGPVKKNLHYWLLLAAILFFYGWGDRLYRHYEWVVIFPAIGVAWLIYRRRDLVSWALFLMLAIAWSGLSVNIVKIIFGRFRPSELQQAGHFGFDFFTIGPANASFPSGHATAAATLATVLWLMYPRQWMLWVVVGLVIAFSRVFTLSHYVSDVVAGLYFGSFMTLVLHYFLTSRRTIHPFLVLNAPSAK; this comes from the coding sequence ATGGCTGATAGCTCGCAAAACTCATCGAATGCTAATGTAGGTGGTATGACATCTCATCTGAGAGACCGTGGATGGCATCTAGCCTCTGTTCGGCGTGACTTTGCGATTACGGGTGTGTTGAGTGCGATCATGGTGGTGGTTGCGTATATGTTTATTGATGTGCGCGTATCGTGGTTTGCGTTGGAGCAAGATTGGCTGAAGCCGATTGCGAATGTGATTACGCAATTTGGTGATACGAAGTTTTATTACATTACATTGGTCGTCGCGCTGCTCTCGACTCTGTTTCTTGACCGCGGGCCAGTGAAGAAGAATCTGCATTATTGGTTGTTGCTGGCGGCGATTCTCTTTTTTTATGGGTGGGGAGATAGGCTGTATCGCCATTACGAATGGGTTGTGATATTTCCAGCGATTGGGGTTGCATGGTTGATCTATAGGCGGCGTGATCTGGTCTCTTGGGCCTTGTTTTTGATGCTTGCTATTGCGTGGTCAGGGTTGTCGGTCAACATCGTCAAGATTATTTTTGGTAGGTTTCGGCCATCGGAGTTGCAGCAGGCTGGGCATTTTGGATTTGATTTTTTTACCATCGGCCCGGCGAACGCATCCTTTCCTTCTGGTCATGCGACTGCGGCAGCAACGCTAGCGACAGTGCTCTGGCTGATGTATCCACGTCAATGGATGTTGTGGGTTGTTGTGGGTTTGGTGATTGCGTTCTCGCGTGTTTTCACGCTGTCACACTATGTGTCGGACGTTGTGGCGGGTCTTTACTTCGGTTCATTCATGACGTTGGTATTGCATTATTTTTTGACGAGCCGTCGAACGATTCATCCATTTCTTGTGCTGAATGCGCCATCGGCGAAGTAG
- a CDS encoding retropepsin-like aspartic protease — MNKILNRAMTLSAIALLAGGYASQSQAARYVLGDAAGIAPDQPRVLFGLYDVPEGEEPDDSHLVGPTFYNAGLLDTGANGILLGQLAFFNFSLDNPSDTGSQFVQATNPTTNQPVWYDELGVAGTDPMKVFKSYLLHYNGYGDTNPARVHDMPDITPFGREDINLGSYAAIIGMPAMMGMHTYVNMTPLRSFQNSGTPGTTFDAIHSYISPTKYQTNGPQYDIDLRLVDVPHTGQRHPDDPTPTYAPLPVIDDIITTFEGTSTTGTFLLDTGAQTNIISMQMALDMGLNMDPDDENTDIQDYLTVGGIGGQTDMPIVLIDELTVPLADGDEMVWNNVVVGVLDIDGAPFDAVFGMNMLISGYDAADIFGGTATPETGFFDGFNLDFTTGDEQGILSLDWNDNRIIPEPASAAIIGIALFVAYTRRPKNA, encoded by the coding sequence ATGAACAAGATCCTGAACCGGGCGATGACGTTGTCAGCAATTGCTTTATTAGCTGGTGGTTATGCTAGCCAATCCCAAGCCGCTAGATACGTCCTCGGCGACGCCGCAGGCATTGCCCCAGACCAACCCCGCGTTCTCTTTGGCCTCTACGATGTCCCCGAAGGTGAAGAACCCGATGACTCCCATCTCGTTGGCCCAACCTTCTACAACGCCGGCCTCCTCGACACCGGAGCTAACGGCATCCTCCTCGGCCAACTCGCCTTCTTCAACTTCTCCCTCGACAACCCCAGCGATACCGGCTCCCAATTCGTGCAAGCCACAAACCCCACCACCAACCAACCCGTTTGGTACGATGAACTCGGCGTCGCTGGCACCGACCCCATGAAAGTTTTTAAGTCCTACCTCCTCCACTATAACGGCTACGGCGACACCAATCCCGCCCGTGTTCACGATATGCCCGATATCACCCCATTCGGACGTGAAGACATCAACCTCGGCTCATACGCCGCTATCATCGGCATGCCCGCCATGATGGGCATGCACACCTACGTCAACATGACCCCGCTTCGCTCTTTCCAAAACTCCGGCACACCCGGCACTACCTTCGACGCTATCCACTCATACATCTCACCCACAAAATACCAAACCAATGGCCCGCAATATGACATCGACCTGCGACTCGTTGATGTCCCACACACAGGCCAGCGACACCCCGACGACCCCACACCCACCTACGCACCGCTCCCCGTCATCGATGACATCATCACCACATTCGAAGGCACCTCAACCACCGGCACATTCCTCCTCGATACCGGCGCACAAACCAACATCATCTCCATGCAAATGGCGCTAGACATGGGCCTTAATATGGACCCCGATGACGAAAACACCGATATTCAGGACTACCTCACCGTCGGAGGTATCGGCGGACAAACCGATATGCCCATCGTCCTAATCGACGAACTCACCGTACCACTCGCAGACGGCGATGAAATGGTCTGGAACAATGTCGTCGTCGGCGTTCTCGATATCGATGGCGCCCCATTCGATGCAGTCTTCGGCATGAACATGCTCATCAGCGGCTACGATGCAGCAGACATCTTCGGCGGAACCGCCACACCAGAAACCGGCTTCTTCGACGGATTCAATCTCGATTTCACGACCGGTGACGAACAAGGTATCCTATCCCTCGACTGGAACGACAACCGCATCATCCCCGAACCCGCCAGCGCCGCCATCATCGGCATCGCACTCTTCGTCGCATACACAAGACGACCTAAAAACGCTTAA
- a CDS encoding HD-GYP domain-containing protein yields the protein MIQLIGLLSGLILLDLWLARQVTVAVQERIERNSNKLADELSKALVLLDFKDLSAGAKDREVLVDLIEGMDVAGVTYTVVYLLDSREMIGLNHEGMTRNQQREIRELAEQYATRLDMQYMQTDYVVAIRRMPVYDALLIVFQDELYLKGRIDLLTSTVKNVGMVVTIVIMSVAAFFTLLIFSRYEHDLDVINSSLEKKVNERTKALIRSRDAVIFGLAKLAESRDDETGQHLERICSYVKVLASDLMESDGKICGLDLEVFANTAALHDIGKVAVPDKILLKPGKLSKKEREQIMDHPGAGGDTLMMIKRKWGDDPFLITASQIAYAHHEKWDGTGYPFGLKEEEIPLAARIVAVADVYDALRTKRPYKDEMPHEVVVKYIVEQSGSHFDPRIVEIMVQHEKVFKIISETQHDYRE from the coding sequence ATGATACAGCTGATTGGGCTGCTGAGTGGATTGATCCTGCTGGATCTTTGGTTGGCCAGGCAGGTTACTGTTGCTGTGCAGGAACGGATTGAGCGGAACTCAAATAAGCTGGCGGATGAGTTGTCCAAGGCGTTGGTGTTGTTGGATTTCAAGGATCTATCGGCGGGGGCGAAGGATCGTGAGGTGTTAGTGGACCTGATTGAGGGGATGGATGTTGCGGGTGTTACATATACGGTGGTCTATCTGTTGGATAGCCGCGAGATGATTGGTTTGAATCATGAGGGGATGACGCGTAACCAACAACGTGAGATACGCGAGTTGGCGGAGCAGTATGCAACGCGTTTGGATATGCAGTATATGCAGACGGATTATGTGGTTGCGATTCGGCGCATGCCGGTGTATGACGCACTACTGATTGTGTTTCAGGATGAGTTGTATTTGAAGGGGCGGATCGATTTGCTGACCAGTACGGTGAAGAATGTTGGGATGGTGGTGACGATCGTGATTATGTCGGTGGCTGCGTTCTTTACATTGCTGATTTTTTCGAGGTATGAGCATGATTTGGATGTGATCAACAGTTCGCTTGAAAAGAAGGTGAATGAGCGTACGAAGGCGTTGATCAGGTCACGTGATGCGGTGATTTTTGGTTTGGCGAAGTTGGCGGAATCGCGGGACGATGAGACGGGGCAGCATCTTGAACGGATATGTAGTTACGTAAAGGTGTTGGCTTCGGATTTAATGGAGTCGGATGGGAAGATATGCGGTTTGGATTTGGAAGTATTTGCGAATACGGCTGCTCTGCATGATATTGGTAAGGTTGCGGTACCTGATAAGATTTTGCTCAAACCGGGCAAGCTATCGAAGAAGGAACGCGAACAGATAATGGATCATCCGGGGGCGGGTGGTGATACGCTGATGATGATCAAGCGGAAGTGGGGGGATGATCCGTTTTTGATCACGGCTTCACAGATTGCGTATGCTCATCATGAGAAATGGGACGGGACGGGTTATCCGTTTGGTTTGAAGGAGGAAGAGATACCGTTGGCGGCGCGGATTGTTGCGGTAGCAGATGTTTATGATGCGCTGCGGACGAAGCGGCCGTATAAGGATGAGATGCCGCATGAGGTGGTCGTGAAATATATTGTGGAGCAATCGGGTTCGCATTTTGATCCGAGGATCGTTGAGATCATGGTGCAGCATGAGAAGGTATTTAAGATCATTTCAGAAACGCAGCATGATTATCGTGAATAG